One stretch of Leadbetterella byssophila DSM 17132 DNA includes these proteins:
- a CDS encoding VWA domain-containing protein, whose product MSWFSPYWFYLKTLNGFYWANGYLLWLLGLIPLFLFLKWVFHSHKRQTLILTLPQKSTSKGLSVKFRFLVPATFMCGVACLVLALARPQLSGESTDSLTAGVDIAIAIDISDSMLAEDLKPNRLEAAKGMALRFIEGRTTDRIALVAFAGETATLSPLTTDYTALKEYLASINTNIIRTSGTALGMALSSCVNKLRDVAGKSRIAIIISDGDNTAGTIPPETAVELAKSFGVRVYTIAIGKPGSEEGVDEKTLRMLAGGPNGRFFKAADNSSLSKIFDEIDHLEKTISETASEVNRIDFYYHYLNWSILFFLISLFLRFTLLGNLLED is encoded by the coding sequence ATGAGTTGGTTTTCACCTTATTGGTTCTACCTTAAGACCCTAAATGGATTTTATTGGGCCAATGGATACCTTTTATGGCTCCTTGGCCTAATTCCTTTATTCCTGTTTTTAAAATGGGTTTTTCACTCTCATAAGCGTCAAACTCTGATTTTGACACTCCCCCAAAAGAGCACATCCAAAGGACTTTCAGTAAAGTTCAGGTTCCTTGTACCTGCTACTTTCATGTGCGGTGTTGCTTGTCTGGTCCTTGCTCTGGCCAGGCCACAGTTGAGTGGAGAATCTACTGACAGCCTTACTGCAGGGGTGGACATTGCTATTGCTATAGATATTTCGGATTCTATGCTGGCGGAGGATTTGAAGCCTAACCGACTGGAAGCGGCAAAAGGAATGGCTCTTCGCTTTATAGAAGGAAGGACTACAGATAGAATTGCCTTAGTTGCATTTGCAGGAGAAACAGCCACCCTGAGCCCTCTGACTACGGACTATACGGCTTTAAAGGAATATTTGGCTTCTATAAACACAAACATCATCCGAACTTCCGGTACGGCTCTAGGTATGGCCCTCTCATCTTGTGTGAACAAATTAAGGGATGTAGCCGGGAAATCCAGAATTGCCATTATCATCAGTGATGGAGATAATACGGCTGGCACAATTCCCCCGGAAACAGCTGTTGAGCTTGCGAAATCTTTCGGGGTGAGAGTTTATACCATTGCTATCGGTAAGCCTGGATCTGAAGAAGGCGTAGATGAAAAGACTTTAAGGATGTTGGCGGGAGGGCCGAACGGACGATTCTTTAAGGCCGCTGATAACTCTTCTCTTTCTAAGATTTTTGACGAGATAGATCATCTGGAAAAGACCATTTCTGAGACGGCAAGTGAAGTAAATAGGATAGATTTTTATTATCATTATCTGAACTGGTCTATCCTATTCTTTTTGATTTCTCTATTCTTGAGATTTACTTTGCTGGGGAATCTATTAGAGGATTAA